The nucleotide window TCAAAGTGACAAAGGTTTTCCCCCAGGAAAGAGGCAATATAGcattttcaaaaaataggaaataGCTTTGAAAAGGTGTTTGCCAATGatgttccaaaaaaaaaagatagaactCCACATTAAGGCCATCAAGGCCAGGACTTTTTCCCTGGGGCATTGAGTTAAGTGTTTGAAAGACTTTACTCATAGAGATAGGTCGAATCAAAGATGCTTGATCCTTATCACCCAACACAAGAAAATCATCCAGTATGGCTTTAATCAGAGAATCAATAGTGAAATCAGAAGAAGACAACCAAAGATTTTTATAATGTTGAACAAAATAATTCTCAATATCTCTTTGATCAGTAAAGATAGTACCTGAGTGGTCTGGTACTGAATTCACCTTATTTTTATGCTTACGAATCTTGACAAAGCTATGGAAAAAACTTGAATTTTGGTCTCCCTGAGTAAGCCACAGTGAGCGAGCCCTTTGCTCCTAGTAAATTGATTTTTGTCTTTGCAGAGCAGCGAGACGATTTCAAAGAGCTCTGAGCCAAGTGATCCCCCAGTCATCAGATGGGATGTGATAAAGATCTTACTGGAGGGGGGAGGGGAGTCACACGTAgtaagaaaaagaggagaatgatCGGAGGTAATACGAGCCAGGTGTTGATTTGAGATTTGGCTAAACTTAGAAAACCAGTTGCCGTTTGCCAAAAAATGATCAAGGCGAGCCCAACACTGCGCAAGGCCAACCTGGTCATTACACCACATGAAGCAGTGACCAACAAAACCAAGATCAACGAGATTATTAGTAAGAATAAAGGAGGGAAAGGCTTTAGATTTAGAAGCATAGTTTTTAAAGGAATCTCTCTTAGGCTCTTTTGAAGAGGAAATGGTATTGAAGTCGCCCATGAGGAGCCAAGGAAAGTTCAATTGGGAGAGACCCGAAAGAGATTTCCAGAGGCATTTGTGATCCGATAAAACCTGCGAGTTATAAACTATTGAAAGGATCCAAGTATCATCAATTGTAGAAATAATGAGATGGAGAGCAAGCCTAGAAATCACTATAGGGGTGACGATACCACTGAAGGGTTTCCAAAGAACGATAATGCCTCCAGAGTAGCCGTTAGAAGGAATAACAGCCCAGTTCCAATTTCTGTTGAACCTGTCACAAAAACGTTTGATACAAGTAATATTAGATTTAGTCTCCACAAGACAAATAAAGTCAAGCTTCATACTGGCCATGATATATTTAATGTAATCAATCGTCTTCAAGTTTGAGATGCCCCTGCAATTCCAAGTGAAGACTTTTAACATAGATaacataaaaaggaaaaaaaaatgagattaagAAATGGGAGATTTcctccctttttcttttttgtcgcATTTTTGGAGGGTTATTGGTGAGCGATTGCCTCAAGTTTGATGTCTTTTTGATAATGCGAGAGAATCATGTCATCATCTGGTTCTCGGAGAGAGCCAGAGTAATCCAAGAGAGCTCTtccatttcttcttcaatattcTCTGATTGGGTGATCGCATCAACAACTTTGTCCATAATTCCCAGGTGCTGTTCAGAAGGGATGGGAGCGTTGCGTGAATCGCGACCTTCATTTGATGTGATTAGGAGGGGTTCAGATGGAAGGGTCAAAGGCATTAGTGTTCGAGAGGGATGGAAGTGGGCAGCTCTGAAGTGGATGGAATTCCAAAGCCGAAAGAATCCCGAAAAGTTTAGGTCGGCTCCTTCTCGAGACCTGGAGAGTCGTCAACTATTACCCCGGGAATCGGAGAGATGTCAGGTAGTGGAGAGGGTTTTGTGGTCCCAATGCTCTTGGGATGGCGCGTCGATGTAATTAAAGCATTTGAAAAAGGGCGAGAATGCCCTCCAAGTAAGGTGGTTGCATGGGAAGAGGAAGCCACGTGGACATCAAAAAGGGGATAAGGAGGACAAGTGTCACCCTCTCGGTCATCATCCCTAGGAGACtgactagggttagggtttcgggAACCAGAGCGGCTGGAAGCACCATCCTAACCTCCTCCATGACCAAAACCCCTCCTACGAGTATAGGAACGACGACTTCTGGGTTTAAGCCAGGGACCAAATTCACTCCCTGACTCCGAGGGATGGTTGGATAGGATCTCATTGGTGATACCTTCTTTTCCATCAACAGCCTCATCAACCTGCATTCCGGCGTCTTTATGCACCAGCTCAGGAGGAGCTCCTGAGGGCACATGAAGCCTAGAATGGGGGCGATTGTTGAGAATGGAACAGTATGCTTCGCCGTGGCCCACCATACCACACCTGAAACAAAACACATGAAGTTTATCATAGAGGACAAGATTGAAAACAAAGAACTCACCATACTTAACCCAAGTTCCTTGTTGTAAGGGTTTACTAAGATCAAGTTCCACACAAACCCTATCGAATTTGGCTCTTGAGCGATCAAGCTTGTAATCATCAACCTTAAGGTCTTTACCAAATTGTGAGGCTACTGTTTCCAGAATTTCACCTCCCCGAAGCTCTATTGGAAGATGGTAGATCAAGATCCAGATAGCAGCAAGGAAAAGTTTTTCAAAAGCCAGCTAGAAGGTCTCCGACCAAGGTGATATCTGTAAGATGTGACCAGCAACTGTCCAAGGGTCGTCCCAAAGTAGGCGGCATTGCATCTCCTATGATTCACATCGGATGTAGTAAAAGCCTTTGGGGAGGTCGGCAACAGAGAAAGCGCCCAGTCCTCGCTAAGCGTCCACCATGGCAAGTTTGGCATGTTCAAGGGGCAAAGATTTGCCAAGGAATTTAGCATATAAAGAGGTTTGCATGCTATCTCTGGTGGAAGACTAGAGATCATCATCAATAGTAATCGAAGGAGTAGAGAGAAGTTTGAGTTTTTCAAAGTGCTGCTTTTGCAGGTGGAGGAGAGTCTCGAAAGCCTCTTGCTTGGAAGAGGAGGAGACCACGTTGGCCTAGGAGATACCGGATTTCATTCCTGGACGGGAGGAGGGTTTTTCCGGCCCCGAGGGGAGGGGCATTTGGGTCGCTTAGAGTCAGCGGAGGGAAGCTCAGGGAAAGCTCTAGCTCTACCGAGATGTATTGCATAGATACTAGTTATAACAATAATTAGATGCTAGTATGGCTTTTGCTAAAAGGATAATATTGTAGTTCAGTATATGGGGAGGTCATTCTTGACACTTCTTTGTCCCTCCCATGACCTTTCGTAGAACTAAATGTTAAATGCTATTTTTACAGTCTATGCAATACATTGGTCTTTCACCTTTGTCAGGACATTTAAGATGTCCATCATCCACTCATGGTTGTAACTTGCTATACATAGCCGCTTATATTGGTGATGGCATCAATGTATCTGCCCACTCTGCTTGGTGTTGACATTGTTGTGTTGCAGAAGTTAATAAAGCCTAGTGGGAATGCAAACTGAAGCTTGATGAAGGTTTATTCTTCACTTCCTGCTTATTTGTAACAATGAGATTTCTAGTTACGCCATCTTGGGTACGAGCATAGGCCTCTATCAAGTGTCACTCAATAAAGGAAGATTTCAATTTTTCCACTTTGCTAGTCTTGTAACTCTAAAAATTCATCTTAAGAAATAAACCTTCCCAAGATGGCCCCAGTACAACTCCGCATAGTTTGTCCTAGACTTGAGCCTTGATTGCTTGATCTAGTTTTTGAGGCTTGTCCTCAAAAGCGTTTGTCAACTCATCTATGGTGTTATTGGATAATGGATATCCAAACAATAAGCTAAGAGGATTTGTAGGCGAAGATGCCAATACCGCTTGTTCAACTGTAGGCCTAACTTTACCAGTGTTCTCACAACAAGGGACAAGTAGTAGCAACTATTAACAGGGAAACCCTAGATCaccaaaaggaaaagagaagaaaatgcaAAGAAATTGTCCAAATGGTTTCAAGaaggaaataataatattaagttATACTTTGTAGTTTCGTGGTTTCTAGCACAAGGCGAAGAAGTAATTTCCACAGCCCATTAAAGGCATCATGCGGAAGGTAATTGTTACCCAAAACAAGGAATTTCTTGGTATATAAAATGTTGCTAAAAATTTTTAGTCAAATGCAAATTTTCCTTAGACTTCTAGTATTTCACAGTTAATTATATAATGAGTTAATGCAGCCCTTATggtccaaaaattaaaatttgtcaGGCATCCAGTTGAATAATAAGGATTTAGATGCTGTCGAACTTGATTAGGAAATATAGGTGTAAAAGATGGTAGGTGTTCTTGAGACAAAATGTATAAGTTGAACCATTgggtatttgcatgaataatatGTATGTGATAGAATGGGTGGGTGGTAATTGTTTTTTGTGAGTGCTTATTTGAAGCATAGCCAGTAACAAGTAGGAAGGTCATTATGAGTTTATGACATGAAACAAATAATGATATCCTGAGTCATGCTTAGAAAATGACAATTTATCTTGGTCTTACAATTATGCTTACATTTTACAATACGTAAAATAGTCATTACTACTTATTGGAAAAATTTAgaggttatttttttatgtatttataaagaaaactcaATCCATACTCACTGCTCAGTTTAATAGGACATCAATTACGTACTTTGCCACGCGATTTATTTATCTTCAGTCATGGATCTACACATTGAATGGTCATAGAGGAGAACGAATATCTAAGAGCATTTAGGCCTAGAATATGCCCTAGATTCTTTGCACGTCTTCTTGTGTCAGAGTATAGGCTGTAATAAAGTACCTTCTGTGAACTTTGTACTCAActgttattataatatttttgtattatttcaATGTTTTATAGAGCTATGTAAGTCATGGTGCTGAGAAATAACAAACTAAAATCTGCCCTTTTCCTGGCGCTTCTTTTTCTCCCCCTGTTTGGCCTGGCCCTTTGAATGAATACAATGGGCATCAACCCAATGAAGCTATGTTGCACATTAAACTGATATATATTACAAAACTTTTCATTGCAGGGAAAGGGAGGGACGTCAATTACTAGAGGAATGTCTGTTAATAAATGAAAGGTATACAGGAAGCAATCATCCTGATTCAGTAACACACATTCTAAATCTTGCAACCTCATACTCTCGCTCAAAGAATTTTGTGGAGGCTGAGCGTTTGCTGCGATAGTCTTTGCATATCATTTCACGAACAGTGGGACCAGAGGATAACTCTATCACCATCCCCATGTTGCATCTTGCAGTTGTATTATACCATTtaaaacaagatgaagaagctGAGACACTTGCTTTGGAAGCAGTACGCATTCGTGAAACTATATTTGGAAAGCAATCTCTTCCTGTGGGTAAGCATCTTTTTTCGTAATTATGAAAATCTTTCATCacatcaatttcattgttgattgccTATTTGGTTGGACTCTCGATTCCCTGCTTCACTCAAATTGTCAACTTGAGTTGATGTTCCATTTTCACTCAATCCATACATTAATTAATCTCAGGGAGTATTTGTGACGCGGGACATATGCAAATGACCAACTAAAATGAGATGTTATTTGACAtacaaaaaaacttaaacaaGATATGCAACTGAAGGAAATTATCATCCTCTTATGTCAGTATTTCAGCTGTTTTTTTTGCCATATAATATCCAATATCAACACATtcttcaaacaaatcaaatagaTACATTCGATACTATTATTTTCAGATTTGCAGGGCATTTAATAGAGATTAATATGAGTATGATAATGATTCTAACTGATGTCACTATTAGGCCGGAACAGAGCACACAAAACCTCTCTAACATGTTTAGGCTATTGCGAAGGCAGAAAGGTTAAATTCAACTGCCTACAGAGCGTTGTTTAACTGAtaaataagaaaactccctGGCAATGGGAGAAGgctgattttattgaaaatctaaacaaataggaagactaaaaagaaaatgataatcaTCCTATGTGTCATCATCTTGTGTGGTCCTAAATCTGTTTCCTGGTAGCTTATGACATAGGACCAAGTATTAGGATTATAGGCGCCTTGGTCTGAGGTGGGCATTTATTTAATGTATATGCTTCTTGGGCATAATTTGCGGTATTGGCTAACATGCTTCTTAAAGTATTATAGGCACCTTAGTCCTAGGTGGCCATTTATTTAACAGTGCTTCAAGAACATAATTTGGAGTATTGGCTAACATGCTTCTTAGATTAGATAGAGTAGATTGGATTGGACAAGATTAGTGTGGTTAGCATGAGAGACTTGGTTTGTGTCTGAATCAAAgtgaagaaaatacaaataGTGATTGAAAATGATGGGCtagataataaaagaaaaaattagggcattttttttaattagcctTTTGAGGAGTAGCatttttcttggtcatttgttTTTGTAGGaacttatttttaaagaaaaaaaaatgcccttttcttttttatactaCATTGTCCTTTCTCATCCAACCAAATACAAGAAAGcttttttctctccttttccTTCAGTCGCAAACACCCTTTGTGAAATGCATTGAGAAACATTTAATCGGCAATGGTAGGTGGATCTGGTAATTGACCTGTTCCGATTCTGATAGTTGCACATGACATGGCATTGTGGACTTGGAAACCATTATTCTATCAACATGGGAAGACTGCTTGGTATTTGTTGGCTTTTCGATGTGCTTAGAGAAATTCTTTTTGGGACTATTGAAATCTTTGCCATTCATGGAGCCAATCCAATTCCTTGAATACATTCTGATTGTGTTTGtaatcattacatcttcatgtggTTGCAGGTGAAGCCCTTGATTTCCTTGTTTCAATTCAGACAAGGTTGGGGAAGGATGATGGCGACATGCTGAGAAAGTTGAAAAGGGTTCTTAGCATTCAAGAGAAAGTGTTGGGTTTTCAAAGTGAAGAAACTATGACAACCTTGAAGAAAgttgttttctatttaaataagATGGGGAAAAAGGATGAGTTATTTCCTCTCCAAAGGAGATTGAGGCTGctcaaaactaaaataatgaagaaagCCTCTGTTTAAGAGGTAGCAATATGCTACTTTGCTTTGATGGACTTGTCTCTGCTTTTTCCTTTTATCAAATTCTTGATTGAAACTTAGAAATTTTGTTATTCAGATGATTATTGTCCACAAcatccatttttgttttttgttattgttgttgaaatAAAGGAACTGTTGAAGGAAAAACTAAGAAAACTAAGTAGAGAAGAGTACATCAAAggatgaagaaaaaacaaaccaaagaacacaaataaataagaaaaggaaagagacaaaacaaccaaaattacaatgaaattaacaaacaaaaccaGCATTGTCAACGGCCTTCATAAGCCAACGGGGAAGATCAAGGCCTTTGTGAAAAAGAGATAGGTCCGGGGAGCTGAATCCCTTCCAGGCTGAAGGATATGCTAACTTTTTCCAATTAGGATAGCAACTGACAGAGATTAGCCTCAGAAGTTCGCGAAAACCACAACCCCAAAAATtgacaattatttcaaatacCCGTGAGACGTTGAGAGCTGATGAAAATTCTGGCAATGTTGATATTCTCCATTCGAACATTGTGAAGAGCaattataaatagataatgatGAACACCAACTATATAGAGGGGAAAAAAGGTGACGAAGATACAAGAATAATCTTTGTATTGTTTTGACGAGATTGAGAGCAATAGAAAatttatctctctttttttttagttaaatccAAATGATCCCCTCtaaatttgttgaaaaatacattaaaagaaggattttattttgttttcttaatatatttttttcaaaatatcattattatccTTAGTGACATTACTCTAATTCCACCATTTTTCCTTTGCTTCATTCTTCCATCTTCCG belongs to Dioscorea cayenensis subsp. rotundata cultivar TDr96_F1 chromosome 17, TDr96_F1_v2_PseudoChromosome.rev07_lg8_w22 25.fasta, whole genome shotgun sequence and includes:
- the LOC120280982 gene encoding uncharacterized protein LOC120280982 isoform X1; this translates as MLHLAVVLYHLKQDEEAETLALEAVRIRETIFGKQSLPVGEALDFLVSIQTRLGKDDGDMLRKLKRVLSIQEKVLGFQSEETMTTLKKVVFYLNKMGKKDELFPLQRRLRLLKTKIMKKASV
- the LOC120280982 gene encoding uncharacterized protein LOC120280982 isoform X2; protein product: MTWHCGLGNHYSINMGRLLGEALDFLVSIQTRLGKDDGDMLRKLKRVLSIQEKVLGFQSEETMTTLKKVVFYLNKMGKKDELFPLQRRLRLLKTKIMKKASV